The window CCACGAAGCCCGTAGAGGACTTCAAGGAGGAGCCAAAACCCGTGCCCGCGCCGGATGCGACGGCAGTGGCCAAGCCCGAAGAGAAGAAGGCCTAGACAACATATCCAGACGGCTGAGCCAGCGGTTTCACTGAACCGCCAACGCTTAAATACGGAGTCGGCTTTTGCCTCAGCACGCACCTTTGGAGGCCGCTGTTCCAGAGCTCTGCGGTCACATGCCCCGGTAGTGTAGCGGCCTATCATCCGAGCCTGTCGAGTTCGGGACTCGGGTCCGAATCCCGACCGGGGCGCCATTCTTTATCTTGCTATGCAAGGGGCCGATCGTTCTCAGATTCTTGTCAGACTGAGCAAATAGAAGACATCGGTCTCGTATCGCGAAGCCAATCGGAAAAACGGCTTCGCTGTCCTGAGTACGTGGGCGGGGGTCTTGCGCTCGCTCACCGGAGGGCCGATTGAGGTCTCATGCTTCTGGAAGTCTATCACCACGAGGCGCCCTGAGGGTTTCAGGACCCTGGCACACTCGTCTAGTAGCCTCCCTTGGTCCGCGACCTCGTGATAGACAAAAGCGGCCAATACAAAATCGACACATGAATCAGCTATCGGCAATGCTGTCATCTCGCCCTGAATGAGGCGCACATTCCCAATTCCTAGACCCTTCATGCGGGAAGCGAGGACGCTCAACATCCTAGGCTCAATGTCAACGGAGATGACCTCGGATACTAGCTCGGCCATCGGAAATGTGAAGTAGCCGATTCCAGCGCCCAAGTCAACGGCGAGGTCTCGTTTCGACAAACCCAACCTAGGCATGATGTCTTCCTTTGGGATCGCCTCGCGCCTCTCGGGACCTTCGAGCCGCTCCACGAAGTCACCCGAGGCACTGAACCCGCGGACG of the Candidatus Thermoplasmatota archaeon genome contains:
- a CDS encoding methyltransferase domain-containing protein, whose product is MATRRGSRAERRETVRGFSASGDFVERLEGPERREAIPKEDIMPRLGLSKRDLAVDLGAGIGYFTFPMAELVSEVISVDIEPRMLSVLASRMKGLGIGNVRLIQGEMTALPIADSCVDFVLAAFVYHEVADQGRLLDECARVLKPSGRLVVIDFQKHETSIGPPVSERKTPAHVLRTAKPFFRLASRYETDVFYLLSLTRI